A genomic window from Shewanella vesiculosa includes:
- a CDS encoding YkoF family thiamine/hydroxymethylpyrimidine-binding protein yields MKLTAEISMYPLNENYLDPIKWFIGRLDSYSNIERVTNAMATQVCGEYADVMSMLAIEMQAAHQKWGKAVFVCKFIGGELDLAHSE; encoded by the coding sequence ATGAAATTAACAGCAGAAATCAGCATGTATCCGTTGAATGAAAATTATCTTGATCCGATTAAGTGGTTTATCGGCAGACTAGATAGTTATAGCAATATTGAACGAGTCACTAATGCGATGGCAACACAGGTGTGTGGCGAGTATGCGGATGTAATGTCGATGCTAGCCATTGAAATGCAAGCGGCTCATCAGAAATGGGGCAAGGCTGTGTTCGTGTGTAAATTTATCGGTGGTGAACTTGACCTTGCACATAGCGAATAA
- the pnuC gene encoding nicotinamide riboside transporter PnuC, with protein sequence MNDLLLTLQQALSEASLMTFWEAIAVMLALAYLILAMKTNIWCWSAAFVSTAIYTVLFWNVSLLMESVLNIYYMGMAVYGYWLWLHVPDLQHRNSHNIDSHNNTHHTIDTHQLNITSWSWSAHAVVISVTSLVSMLVGYVMANYTSAAFPYVDAATTCFAVVTTYLVAKKVLENWLYWVVIDFVSIYLYFQKGLMLTSGLFVLYVAMALGGYIMWRKKYRHNIIQQQNTIQEVVGA encoded by the coding sequence ATGAATGATTTATTGTTAACGCTGCAACAAGCCTTGAGTGAGGCGTCATTAATGACGTTTTGGGAGGCGATTGCGGTTATGTTAGCCTTGGCTTACTTAATTCTGGCGATGAAGACCAATATTTGGTGCTGGTCTGCCGCATTCGTTAGCACTGCGATTTACACGGTATTATTTTGGAATGTTTCCTTGTTGATGGAATCGGTGCTCAATATCTATTACATGGGGATGGCGGTATACGGTTATTGGTTGTGGTTACATGTACCAGACTTGCAGCATAGAAATTCCCACAATATTGATTCACATAATAATACTCATCACACCATAGATACTCACCAGCTGAATATAACCAGTTGGTCTTGGAGTGCTCATGCCGTTGTGATTAGCGTAACATCATTGGTTTCTATGCTGGTGGGGTATGTTATGGCCAATTATACCTCGGCAGCATTTCCCTATGTTGACGCGGCAACCACGTGTTTTGCGGTAGTAACAACCTACTTAGTCGCCAAAAAAGTGTTGGAGAACTGGCTTTATTGGGTAGTCATTGATTTTGTGTCTATCTATTTGTACTTCCAAAAAGGCTTGATGTTGACCTCTGGGCTGTTTGTTTTATATGTCGCGATGGCCTTGGGTGGCTACATCATGTGGCGCAAGAAATATCGTCACAATATAATACAGCAACAGAATACCATCCAAGAAGTGGTTGGCGCATAG